One Aulosira sp. FACHB-615 genomic window carries:
- a CDS encoding stage II sporulation protein M produces the protein MNIQRWITRREPNWQRLDALLKQVEKKGLKSARAGEIRELASLYRSVAADLARARTQQIGQTLIQSLQILTTRGYTQIYQGSRRQEWRAALEFYRWGLPLVVQQTFPYIALATGLFLLGGVVGWWYAWQDPTFMSLVVPQHLISQVRDEHKLWMGSIVGVEPLASSSIMINNLSVSFGAVAGGITAGLYTTYLMVFNGLLIGAVGTLVGQNNLAYPFWAFVFPHGALELPAIFFAGGAGLLLARAILFPGKYRRGDALKFYSFQAAQLVFGIVPMLIIAGTIEGFFSPNPNVPDPIKYLAGLGLFVFLVLYCNRKRG, from the coding sequence ATGAATATTCAACGATGGATTACCCGCAGAGAACCAAATTGGCAGCGTTTGGATGCTTTATTAAAGCAAGTAGAAAAAAAAGGACTGAAATCAGCACGCGCTGGGGAAATTAGGGAATTAGCCAGTTTATATCGTTCCGTGGCGGCAGATTTAGCCCGCGCCCGTACACAACAAATTGGTCAGACTTTAATCCAAAGTTTGCAAATTTTAACAACTCGCGGTTACACCCAAATCTACCAAGGTTCGCGGCGACAAGAATGGCGGGCGGCGCTGGAATTTTACCGTTGGGGTTTACCGTTAGTTGTACAGCAGACATTTCCTTATATTGCTTTGGCTACAGGTTTGTTTTTGCTGGGGGGAGTGGTTGGTTGGTGGTATGCTTGGCAAGACCCAACATTTATGTCGTTGGTAGTGCCACAACACTTAATTTCTCAGGTACGGGATGAGCATAAACTATGGATGGGGTCGATTGTGGGAGTTGAACCTTTGGCATCCAGCAGCATCATGATTAATAATCTATCGGTGTCTTTTGGTGCGGTTGCTGGGGGAATTACGGCGGGATTATACACAACTTATTTAATGGTATTTAATGGTTTATTAATTGGTGCTGTTGGTACTTTAGTCGGTCAAAATAATTTAGCTTATCCTTTTTGGGCGTTTGTTTTTCCCCACGGGGCTTTGGAATTACCTGCGATATTTTTTGCGGGTGGTGCAGGTTTATTATTAGCTAGAGCAATTTTATTTCCTGGTAAATATCGCCGTGGTGATGCGTTAAAGTTCTATAGTTTTCAAGCGGCACAATTAGTTTTTGGGATTGTACCTATGTTAATTATTGCTGGTACAATAGAAGGCTTTTTTTCGCCTAATCCCAATGTCCCAGACCCAATTAAATATCTTGCGGGACTAGGATTATTTGTATTTTTAGTGTTGTATTGTAACCGCAAACGTGGTTAG
- a CDS encoding glycosyltransferase family A protein codes for MNNKQFLTIVTATRGNYSDYWLNQLLQVKGEVKFILVYPPDLNIKEIDDARVKVLISPYKGEVIQRFIGLINAESDYVMALDDDDFVHPDIVELSTQYFQKFPESWVLRLKIENINHSDKSRIQQDWESLPNLEELEIDKKTAENPFPFKQGNYKGLLEVPIAPLCKAFDFRYVIFPWRKRTDQNGIHFENFNNKIWQTQRVKAALNELSQAMQVSSALKWIPMWSLDRLLGLFIQAKFYQKDTIIGHAMPKPEQIRFIVRDSYLKETRLYLMAEILLVKCYPQYGYLWNLIVWQIATLPRILARGFLNNQMSKCRNQSISN; via the coding sequence ATGAACAACAAACAATTCTTGACTATTGTTACAGCTACACGCGGCAATTATTCAGATTATTGGTTAAATCAGCTATTACAAGTAAAAGGTGAAGTTAAATTCATTTTAGTTTATCCACCTGATTTAAATATTAAGGAAATAGATGATGCTAGGGTGAAGGTTTTAATCAGTCCTTACAAAGGGGAAGTCATCCAAAGATTCATAGGTTTAATTAATGCCGAAAGTGATTATGTGATGGCATTAGACGATGATGATTTTGTACATCCTGATATTGTAGAATTATCCACACAGTACTTTCAAAAATTTCCTGAAAGTTGGGTTTTAAGACTAAAAATTGAAAATATTAATCATTCTGATAAATCACGTATTCAACAAGACTGGGAATCTCTTCCAAATTTGGAGGAATTGGAAATTGATAAAAAAACAGCAGAAAACCCATTTCCATTTAAACAGGGAAACTACAAAGGTTTACTAGAAGTACCAATTGCTCCTTTATGTAAAGCCTTTGATTTTCGCTATGTAATTTTTCCTTGGAGAAAAAGAACTGATCAAAACGGCATTCATTTTGAAAATTTTAATAATAAAATTTGGCAAACGCAACGAGTTAAAGCAGCACTGAATGAATTATCACAAGCCATGCAAGTTTCCAGTGCGTTAAAGTGGATACCTATGTGGAGTCTGGATAGATTGCTAGGCTTGTTTATCCAAGCCAAGTTTTATCAAAAAGATACGATAATTGGTCATGCTATGCCTAAGCCAGAACAAATTAGATTTATTGTTCGGGATAGTTATTTAAAGGAAACTAGATTATATTTAATGGCAGAAATTTTGCTAGTTAAGTGTTATCCTCAGTATGGCTATTTATGGAATCTAATTGTTTGGCAAATTGCTACACTACCAAGAATCTTAGCTAGGGGATTTTTAAATAATCAGATGTCGAAGTGTCGAAACCAGTCAATCTCTAATTAG
- a CDS encoding DUF5615 family PIN-like protein, with amino-acid sequence MLLDEDSQAKYLVNLLQAAGYDVVTVNTAGLMNRPDSVVLDYARQNQRVLLTRNCDDFQELHQASPVHSGILAVYQNSDATKNMSYQLIVKAIANLEAAEYILNNQFVVLNQWNY; translated from the coding sequence ATGCTGCTTGATGAGGATTCACAGGCAAAATATTTGGTCAATCTTCTACAAGCAGCAGGTTATGATGTGGTCACAGTTAATACAGCAGGTTTAATGAATCGTCCCGATTCAGTTGTACTAGACTACGCTAGGCAAAATCAGCGAGTGCTACTTACACGCAACTGTGATGACTTCCAGGAATTGCATCAAGCCAGCCCAGTACATTCAGGGATTTTAGCGGTTTATCAAAATTCTGATGCTACCAAAAACATGAGCTATCAGTTAATCGTAAAGGCGATCGCAAATTTGGAAGCAGCAGAATACATACTTAATAATCAATTCGTGGTTCTTAATCAATGGAATTATTGA
- a CDS encoding response regulator, with the protein MAGELIKVLLVEDNPGDVFLLQELLKEVKTAQVDLRPVEELSAALNLLAQDSFDVMLLDLSLPDSQGISTFLRATRQARTTPIIVLTGLDDETLALRAMQEGAQDYLIKGQVTGDLLVRSMRYAIERQRIEDALRQSEERFRVALKNSPIFVFNQDRELRYTWVYNSISGWTNEDMLGKHDSELLPDADAQNLTTIKQGVLTTGIGTRAEVLLTTPQGIRYYDLTVEPLRNESQDIVGITCASIDISENKQTEAKIREQAALLDITTDAIFVRDLENKILFWNKGAEKLYGWQASEAWGKNVSELLFDESYPEFEAAWLNVVSKGKWQGELTKRTKARKEVLVASRWSLVCDRQGRPQSILTVDTDITEKKRLESQLFRAQRMESIGTLASGIAHDLNNILTPILAGAQLLPLKFPDADERTQHLLEILEINAKRGADLVKQVLSFARGVEGQRINLQPRHLIVEVAKILKETLPKSIDVRLDLSPELWLVSGDSTQLHQVLMNLCVNARDAMPDGGTLTITAANLLIDENYARMNLDAKIGPYTVMSVCDTGIGIPEEILDRIFEPFFTTKPVGQGTGLGLSTVLGIVKSHGGFVSVESQIGNGTCFRVYLPSVGEQEIFSQDEITLQVGHGELILIVDDEPSIQEITRTSLETHHYETLIASDGIEAIAQYAKNANKISVVLMDIMLPSLDGVTAIRTLQKINPQVKIIATSGLIPKEKLGEITKMGVKKFLAKPYTVNELLLSLQEILNEDG; encoded by the coding sequence ATGGCAGGAGAATTAATAAAAGTCTTATTAGTTGAAGATAACCCTGGCGATGTTTTTCTTTTACAGGAGTTATTAAAAGAAGTCAAGACAGCACAGGTAGATTTGCGTCCGGTTGAGGAATTGTCGGCAGCACTCAACTTATTAGCGCAAGATAGTTTTGATGTGATGTTACTAGACCTTTCTCTACCTGATAGTCAAGGGATTAGCACTTTTTTAAGGGCAACTCGTCAAGCAAGAACTACACCAATTATTGTGCTAACAGGTTTAGATGATGAAACTTTAGCACTCCGCGCTATGCAAGAAGGAGCGCAAGATTATTTAATCAAGGGGCAAGTAACTGGTGATTTGCTTGTGCGTTCCATGCGTTATGCGATTGAGCGTCAACGGATTGAAGATGCACTGCGCCAGAGCGAGGAACGGTTTCGCGTAGCATTGAAAAATTCGCCGATTTTTGTATTTAATCAAGATAGAGAGTTACGTTACACCTGGGTTTATAATTCAATTTCTGGCTGGACAAATGAAGATATGCTGGGTAAGCATGACTCAGAACTGCTCCCAGATGCAGATGCTCAAAATTTAACTACCATTAAACAAGGTGTCCTGACCACAGGAATAGGCACAAGAGCCGAAGTATTGCTGACTACGCCCCAAGGGATTCGCTATTATGATTTGACTGTTGAGCCATTACGCAATGAGTCGCAAGATATTGTGGGGATAACTTGCGCCAGTATCGATATCAGTGAAAACAAACAAACCGAAGCAAAAATCCGCGAACAAGCAGCATTATTAGACATCACCACAGATGCAATTTTTGTGCGCGATTTAGAGAATAAAATTTTGTTTTGGAACAAAGGTGCGGAAAAACTTTATGGCTGGCAAGCATCAGAAGCTTGGGGAAAAAATGTTAGTGAGTTATTATTTGATGAATCTTACCCGGAATTTGAAGCAGCTTGGTTAAACGTCGTCAGTAAAGGTAAGTGGCAAGGTGAATTAACTAAAAGAACGAAAGCACGTAAAGAGGTATTAGTAGCGAGTCGTTGGAGTTTGGTGTGCGATCGCCAAGGTAGACCCCAATCAATTTTAACAGTAGATACGGATATTACCGAAAAAAAACGCCTAGAATCACAACTGTTTCGCGCCCAACGCATGGAAAGTATCGGCACTTTAGCTAGTGGCATTGCCCACGACCTCAACAATATCCTCACACCAATTTTAGCGGGAGCGCAATTATTACCACTGAAGTTCCCCGATGCTGATGAACGAACCCAGCATTTATTAGAGATTTTAGAAATTAATGCCAAACGTGGTGCAGACTTAGTTAAACAAGTATTATCGTTTGCGCGGGGTGTAGAAGGACAACGCATCAATTTACAACCTCGACACTTAATTGTCGAAGTTGCCAAGATTTTGAAAGAAACCCTACCCAAATCGATTGATGTACGCCTTGACTTATCACCAGAGTTATGGTTAGTTTCAGGAGATAGTACCCAACTCCATCAAGTGTTAATGAATCTCTGCGTCAACGCCCGTGATGCGATGCCTGATGGTGGTACTTTAACAATCACTGCGGCAAACTTGTTAATTGATGAAAATTACGCCCGGATGAATTTAGATGCCAAAATCGGCCCCTACACAGTGATGAGTGTCTGTGATACTGGGATTGGCATTCCAGAGGAAATTTTAGATCGAATTTTTGAGCCATTTTTCACGACTAAACCTGTAGGACAAGGCACAGGTTTAGGACTTTCTACCGTTTTGGGAATTGTGAAAAGTCACGGCGGTTTTGTGAGTGTAGAAAGCCAAATCGGGAACGGAACTTGCTTTCGGGTTTATTTGCCGAGTGTGGGTGAACAGGAAATTTTTAGCCAAGACGAAATCACACTGCAAGTTGGTCATGGAGAATTGATTCTGATTGTAGATGATGAACCCTCAATTCAAGAAATTACCAGAACATCCCTAGAAACTCATCATTATGAAACTTTAATTGCCAGTGATGGCATTGAAGCGATCGCTCAATACGCCAAAAATGCCAATAAAATTAGTGTCGTGCTGATGGATATTATGTTGCCTTCATTAGATGGGGTTACAGCCATCCGTACCTTACAAAAAATTAACCCCCAAGTCAAAATTATTGCCACCAGTGGACTCATACCAAAAGAGAAACTAGGGGAAATTACGAAAATGGGTGTCAAGAAATTCTTGGCTAAACCCTACACTGTAAATGAATTGCTACTCAGTTTACAAGAGATTCTCAACGAAGATGGTTAA
- a CDS encoding response regulator, whose protein sequence is MPIEVLLVEDNPGDAELTRIALQDSKISINLNVVEDGVEAMAFLRRQDNYARKPHPDIVLLDLNLPRKDGREVLAEIKSDDKLKRIPVVVLTTSQSEEDILKAYNLAANCYITKPVDFDQFVKIVQSIENFWFAIVKLPPE, encoded by the coding sequence ATGCCAATTGAGGTTTTGTTAGTTGAAGATAATCCTGGTGATGCGGAACTGACACGCATTGCCTTACAAGATAGCAAAATCTCAATTAACCTCAATGTTGTGGAAGATGGTGTAGAGGCGATGGCGTTTTTACGTAGGCAAGACAACTATGCCCGAAAACCTCATCCTGATATTGTATTGTTAGATTTAAATTTACCGCGCAAAGATGGACGGGAGGTACTGGCAGAAATTAAATCTGACGATAAACTTAAACGTATTCCTGTCGTTGTCCTGACTACTTCCCAATCGGAAGAAGATATTCTTAAAGCCTATAATTTAGCGGCTAATTGTTATATCACCAAGCCGGTAGATTTTGATCAATTCGTTAAAATTGTACAATCCATAGAAAATTTCTGGTTTGCGATCGTAAAACTGCCGCCGGAGTAA
- a CDS encoding VapC toxin family PIN domain ribonuclease yields MYLLDTDILIDIQRGHTPAITWFANLAELPSVPGFVVMELIQDAQNKQKLRNTLKLVAPLPIVWPTEADLNRALLDFATYHLSDSLGLLDA; encoded by the coding sequence ATGTATTTGCTAGATACGGACATTTTAATTGATATTCAACGGGGTCATACTCCTGCAATAACTTGGTTTGCCAATTTAGCAGAATTACCTAGTGTACCTGGGTTTGTGGTAATGGAATTAATCCAGGATGCTCAAAACAAACAAAAGTTGCGTAATACCCTAAAACTGGTTGCACCGTTACCCATAGTCTGGCCAACTGAAGCTGATTTAAACCGCGCCTTGTTAGATTTCGCTACCTACCATTTGTCAGACAGTTTAGGATTGTTAGATGCTTGA
- a CDS encoding aspartate carbamoyltransferase catalytic subunit gives MPTTTWNRHHVISLADFTTAEYNTVLQTAASFQEVLSRRTKKVPTLQGQVVANLFFEPSTRTRSSFELAAKRLSADTLNFAASTSSMTKGETILDTAKTYLAMGTDIMVIRHKEAGVPDAIAQEMDRLGVRVSILNAGDGQHEHPSQALLDLFTICTLFDRDHPNIEMLAGKKIAIVGDILHSRVARSNIWSLIASGAQVHLAAPPTLLPKLFAEYIYSGRKDTLNGQLFLHWQLEPALQDADFVMTLRLQKERMTAHLLPSLREYHQLFGITRQKLQLCKPDVKVLHPGPVNRGVEISSDLMDDPEFSLIQSQVTSGVAVRMALLYLIGSGKT, from the coding sequence ATGCCTACTACCACCTGGAATCGTCATCACGTCATTTCTTTAGCTGACTTTACTACTGCTGAATACAATACTGTTTTGCAAACGGCTGCAAGTTTTCAAGAAGTCCTATCACGGCGGACAAAGAAAGTACCAACTTTGCAAGGACAGGTGGTGGCAAATTTATTTTTTGAACCTTCTACCCGTACACGCAGCAGTTTTGAACTAGCAGCAAAACGTTTAAGTGCAGATACCTTAAATTTTGCGGCTTCCACTTCTTCGATGACCAAAGGTGAGACAATCCTCGATACAGCTAAGACTTATTTGGCGATGGGGACTGATATTATGGTCATCCGTCATAAGGAAGCAGGTGTCCCAGATGCGATCGCTCAAGAAATGGATCGGTTGGGTGTGCGAGTTAGTATACTCAATGCTGGGGATGGTCAACATGAACATCCTTCCCAAGCATTGCTGGATTTATTTACGATTTGCACTTTATTTGACCGAGATCATCCCAATATCGAAATGTTGGCGGGGAAAAAAATTGCGATCGTTGGGGATATCTTACATTCTCGTGTAGCGCGATCGAATATTTGGAGTTTAATTGCCAGTGGCGCACAAGTACATTTAGCTGCACCGCCGACTTTGTTACCAAAATTATTTGCTGAGTATATATATAGTGGGAGAAAAGATACACTCAATGGTCAACTATTTTTACATTGGCAATTAGAACCAGCCTTGCAAGACGCAGATTTTGTGATGACTCTGCGATTGCAAAAAGAACGGATGACAGCACATTTACTTCCTAGTTTGCGGGAATATCATCAGTTATTTGGCATTACCCGACAAAAATTGCAACTGTGCAAACCTGATGTGAAAGTTCTGCACCCAGGCCCTGTAAACCGTGGTGTAGAAATTAGTTCTGATTTAATGGATGACCCAGAATTTAGCTTGATTCAATCGCAAGTTACTAGTGGTGTGGCTGTCAGAATGGCGTTGTTGTATTTGATTGGTAGTGGGAAGACTTAA
- a CDS encoding GAF domain-containing protein: MQPESYHQEQARLEALRRYQILDTEPEPAYDHLAQLAAFICGTSIALVNFIDENRQWFKAKLGIDVAEMPRNVGLSYLCLERQDIVVINDTLQNEQYAANPVVTGYPYIRFYAGVPLVSPDGQILGTLCAIDPKPRELNQKQIEALSALGRQVISQLELRRHLVEKQQTEEFLRESDQRLKLALQAAKLGSWQLDLKTRELAASSQCYVNFGLPPEVEFTYSKLLECIHPDDRSDMQERVRQAIENHSDYEAEYRCIWPDNSIHWILARGTVIYDGDNQPMRMIGVTLDVTDRKQAEEELKKQNLRSQLFAEITLKIRESLQLEEILQTTVQEVQKLLQADRVLIFRLWADGSGTVVQESVLPGWPVVLGQNILDPCFQERYVEKYRQGRISAIFDIATADIQDCHREFLQQFGVKANLVVPILIRDGIWGLLIAHQCAYPRHWNNFETELLLQLANQIGIALSQAQLLEQEIRHVQELARSNSELEQFAYVASHDLQEPLRMVTSYLQLLERKYSSQLDATADQFINYAVDGARRMQNLINDLLNYSRVTTRGQPFVEVDCGEIVEQAIANLKFAIEDSGAEITYDHLPTITADPIQLTQVFQNLIANAIKFRRNIPPRIHIGAFRADEGDGGLGGQGGQGRQEGQGGQGGQGRQGRQGRQGGQGGQGGNVDKNISSPPSPLPTPHSPLPTPHSPLPTPHSPLPTPQEWLFSVSDNGIGLETQYAERIFVIFQRLHGRSKYPGTGIGLAICKKIIERHSGRIWVESEPGQGSNFYFTIPDQAGQPS; this comes from the coding sequence ATGCAACCTGAATCTTATCATCAAGAACAGGCGAGGCTAGAAGCTTTACGCCGATATCAGATTTTAGATACTGAACCAGAACCAGCCTACGATCATCTTGCTCAGTTAGCAGCTTTTATTTGTGGTACTTCCATTGCTTTGGTTAATTTCATTGATGAAAATCGTCAGTGGTTTAAAGCAAAACTTGGTATAGATGTGGCAGAAATGCCCCGGAATGTTGGTTTATCGTATCTTTGCTTAGAACGCCAGGATATTGTAGTTATTAATGATACCTTGCAAAACGAGCAATATGCAGCCAATCCGGTAGTGACGGGTTATCCATATATCCGGTTTTATGCTGGCGTTCCTTTAGTTTCTCCTGACGGGCAAATATTAGGAACACTTTGTGCAATTGACCCAAAACCAAGGGAATTGAATCAAAAACAAATAGAGGCACTATCAGCTTTAGGTCGTCAGGTAATTAGTCAATTAGAACTCAGGCGGCATTTAGTCGAAAAACAGCAAACTGAAGAGTTTTTGCGTGAAAGTGACCAAAGATTGAAGTTAGCATTACAGGCGGCTAAACTGGGTTCTTGGCAACTTGACTTGAAAACAAGGGAATTAGCTGCTTCTAGTCAGTGCTATGTCAACTTTGGTTTACCGCCAGAAGTTGAGTTTACTTATAGTAAGCTGTTGGAATGTATTCATCCTGACGATCGCTCTGATATGCAAGAGCGTGTCAGACAAGCTATAGAAAATCATAGCGATTACGAGGCAGAATATCGCTGCATTTGGCCAGATAACAGTATTCATTGGATATTAGCCAGAGGTACTGTTATTTATGATGGGGATAATCAACCTATGCGGATGATTGGTGTCACCTTAGATGTGACTGACCGCAAGCAAGCCGAAGAAGAACTCAAAAAACAGAACTTGCGATCGCAATTATTCGCCGAAATAACCCTCAAAATCCGAGAATCTCTACAATTAGAAGAAATTCTGCAAACCACAGTTCAAGAAGTCCAAAAACTTTTGCAAGCTGACCGGGTGTTGATTTTTCGGCTGTGGGCAGATGGTTCAGGTACAGTAGTACAAGAATCTGTCTTACCAGGTTGGCCTGTGGTGTTAGGACAAAATATTCTTGACCCATGTTTCCAAGAAAGATATGTAGAAAAATATCGTCAAGGACGCATCAGCGCAATTTTTGATATTGCAACGGCTGATATTCAAGACTGTCACCGAGAATTTTTGCAGCAGTTTGGTGTCAAAGCTAACCTCGTAGTCCCAATTCTCATCCGCGATGGGATTTGGGGCTTATTAATTGCCCATCAGTGCGCCTACCCCCGCCACTGGAACAACTTTGAAACAGAATTATTACTCCAGTTAGCTAACCAAATTGGTATCGCTTTATCTCAAGCGCAGCTTTTAGAACAAGAAATTCGCCATGTTCAAGAGTTAGCCCGTTCTAATTCAGAATTGGAACAGTTTGCTTATGTAGCTTCCCATGACTTGCAAGAACCGTTGCGAATGGTGACAAGTTACTTGCAGCTACTAGAACGGAAATATAGCAGCCAACTTGATGCCACTGCCGATCAGTTTATCAACTATGCCGTGGATGGGGCGCGGCGAATGCAAAATCTGATCAATGACTTGTTGAATTATTCACGGGTAACAACACGCGGACAACCTTTTGTAGAAGTTGATTGTGGAGAAATTGTAGAGCAGGCGATCGCTAACCTAAAATTTGCTATAGAAGATAGTGGCGCAGAAATTACCTACGACCATCTCCCCACAATTACCGCCGATCCCATACAACTCACACAAGTCTTTCAAAACCTCATTGCCAACGCCATCAAATTCCGCCGAAACATCCCACCACGCATTCATATTGGTGCATTTCGAGCAGATGAAGGGGATGGGGGGCTAGGGGGACAAGGGGGACAAGGGAGACAAGAGGGACAAGGGGGACAAGGGGGACAAGGGAGACAAGGTAGACAAGGTAGACAAGGTGGACAAGGTGGACAAGGTGGAAACGTAGACAAAAATATTTCTTCTCCCCCCTCACCCCTCCCCACTCCCCACTCCCCACTCCCCACTCCCCACTCCCCACTCCCCACTCCCCACTCCCCACTCCCCACTCCCCAAGAATGGTTATTCTCCGTGAGTGATAATGGAATTGGTTTAGAGACACAGTATGCTGAACGTATTTTTGTAATCTTTCAGCGTTTACATGGTAGAAGTAAGTATCCGGGTACTGGTATTGGTTTGGCAATTTGTAAGAAAATCATAGAACGTCATAGCGGACGTATCTGGGTTGAGTCAGAACCGGGCCAAGGCTCGAACTTCTATTTCACAATTCCAGATCAAGCAGGTCAACCATCGTGA
- a CDS encoding RDD family protein: MHFFNRVKFRTPESVELEFTLAGIGNRAWALVIDYLALAVIILVCIYAWIYVSGQLADILEQQEAIGSQVGLWLVAITFLLLFGIYVGYFVFFETLWQGQTPGKRFAKIRVVRDDGRPVGLAQTTLRALLRPLDEFFFLGAFFIMFSSREKRLGDWVAGTIVIESEIATQSATFTISEQAKSLYTELLDIADLSQLLPDDFAVIREYLQRRGAMATKSRVALASKLTQQVAAIVNLDNLPAVAPDIFLEAVYLAYQHKEF, translated from the coding sequence ATGCACTTTTTTAACCGCGTTAAATTCCGCACCCCCGAAAGCGTCGAACTAGAATTTACCCTTGCTGGGATAGGAAACCGTGCTTGGGCTTTGGTAATTGACTATCTGGCATTAGCTGTAATTATCTTAGTGTGCATCTATGCCTGGATTTATGTATCTGGTCAGTTAGCTGATATTTTGGAACAACAAGAGGCTATTGGTTCACAAGTAGGACTTTGGCTAGTTGCCATTACCTTTTTACTTCTCTTCGGAATTTACGTTGGTTATTTTGTATTTTTTGAAACCTTATGGCAAGGGCAAACCCCAGGAAAACGCTTTGCCAAAATTCGGGTCGTGCGAGATGATGGTAGACCTGTTGGGTTAGCACAGACAACTTTACGCGCCTTACTCCGACCTTTAGACGAATTTTTCTTTCTGGGTGCTTTTTTTATTATGTTTAGCAGCCGTGAAAAACGCCTGGGTGATTGGGTCGCTGGTACAATTGTGATTGAATCTGAAATAGCCACACAATCGGCAACTTTCACAATCTCAGAACAAGCAAAATCACTCTATACAGAATTGCTAGATATTGCTGATTTATCGCAATTATTACCAGATGATTTTGCCGTAATTCGAGAATACTTGCAGCGACGTGGCGCAATGGCAACTAAATCAAGAGTAGCACTTGCTTCTAAGTTAACTCAACAAGTCGCAGCCATTGTTAACTTAGATAACTTGCCAGCAGTTGCGCCTGATATTTTTTTAGAAGCTGTTTATTTAGCTTATCAACACAAAGAATTTTAG
- a CDS encoding DUF975 domain-containing protein, translating to MSGNIGSPSPIQPLSVGNVVSAGIRLYRSHLKDYFLLALKAYVWILVPIYGWGKCYALIALISRLAFGELVNQPESISSGERFVNSRMWQFLLMTLLMGFLGLGIVLGMAIVFGLFGFLSAVLIGGSGQQGNLAGVILLVAIAIIAGIGIFLGVFWFLTRFFLVDVPLAIEENIDATSSISRSWELTEGYVWRIVLISFITFLITIPIQILVQIITSILQVAFFAISGEDSGLFALLYFVLVLALSFTSGAAIVPLWQAIKAVVYYDLRSRREGLGLQLRDREI from the coding sequence ATGTCGGGAAATATTGGTTCTCCAAGTCCTATACAACCACTCAGTGTGGGAAATGTTGTCAGTGCAGGTATAAGGCTATATCGCTCTCATTTGAAGGATTATTTTTTATTGGCATTAAAAGCTTATGTCTGGATATTGGTACCTATATATGGCTGGGGAAAATGTTACGCCCTGATTGCGCTAATTTCGCGCTTGGCTTTTGGCGAACTAGTTAATCAACCAGAAAGCATCTCATCAGGCGAACGCTTTGTCAATTCTAGAATGTGGCAATTTTTACTGATGACGCTGTTAATGGGTTTTTTAGGCTTAGGTATTGTGTTGGGAATGGCTATTGTATTTGGGCTGTTTGGTTTTTTGTCAGCAGTCTTAATTGGGGGATCTGGTCAACAAGGAAATCTTGCCGGTGTGATTTTATTGGTTGCGATCGCCATTATCGCAGGCATTGGAATTTTTCTGGGAGTTTTTTGGTTTTTAACTCGATTTTTCTTGGTTGATGTGCCTTTAGCTATTGAGGAAAATATTGACGCGACATCATCTATTAGTCGTAGCTGGGAGTTAACCGAAGGTTATGTGTGGCGGATTGTATTAATTTCCTTTATTACTTTTTTAATTACCATCCCAATTCAAATTCTCGTGCAGATTATTACTAGTATTCTTCAGGTGGCTTTTTTTGCAATTAGTGGAGAAGATTCTGGATTGTTTGCGCTGCTTTATTTTGTCTTAGTTCTGGCTTTAAGTTTTACTAGTGGTGCGGCAATTGTACCATTGTGGCAAGCAATTAAAGCCGTGGTTTATTATGACCTCCGTAGCCGCCGGGAAGGGTTAGGCTTACAGTTACGCGATCGCGAAATCTAA
- a CDS encoding type II toxin-antitoxin system VapC family toxin, with protein MYILDTDHLSVLDRGGVQAQTLLMQLANVNPNQVVATIISYEEQMRGWLSYVAKAQTVEGQVLAYKELKKQLANYCVIPIIEFDQPAAQEFQRLKKAYPRLGTMDLKIAAIALVNQAILLSRNSADFGQIAGLSIEDWT; from the coding sequence ATGTATATTCTCGATACAGATCATCTCAGTGTTTTAGATCGCGGAGGAGTACAGGCACAAACTCTGCTCATGCAATTGGCAAACGTAAATCCTAATCAAGTTGTAGCCACAATCATTAGCTATGAGGAGCAAATGCGAGGTTGGTTGAGTTATGTGGCAAAGGCTCAAACTGTTGAAGGACAAGTTTTAGCCTACAAGGAGTTAAAAAAGCAACTAGCCAATTACTGTGTTATCCCCATCATAGAATTTGATCAACCAGCAGCCCAAGAATTTCAACGGCTCAAAAAAGCTTACCCTCGACTTGGCACGATGGATTTAAAAATCGCTGCTATAGCTCTAGTAAATCAAGCTATTCTATTGAGTCGAAATTCTGCTGATTTTGGACAAATAGCAGGATTAAGCATAGAAGACTGGACATAA